A window from Anser cygnoides isolate HZ-2024a breed goose chromosome 1, Taihu_goose_T2T_genome, whole genome shotgun sequence encodes these proteins:
- the SH2D1B gene encoding SH2 domain-containing protein 1B: MEFPFFHGKITRKACEELLCKNGKNGSYLIRESESVEGALCLCVFFEELIYTYRIFREKQGYYKIQTSEGIPEKVFRTLKDLIYNYEKPNQGLVTNLRYPVKKTKPLQRSQRLKLGKDDIYDEIDESDYVAVLP, from the exons ATGGAGTTCCCATTTTTTCATGGAAAGATAACAAGGAAAGCCTGTGAAGAACTGCTGTGCAAGAATGGAAAGAATGGTAGCTATTTAATACGAGAAAGCGAAAGCGTGGAAGGAGCcttgtgtctgtgtgtttt CTTTGAAGAACTCATCTACACTTACCGTATCTTCAGGGAAAAGCAAGGATATTATAAAATACAG aCTTCTGAAGGTATTCCAGAAAAGGTATTCAGAACATTAAAGGATTTAATATACAACTATGAGAAACCAAACCAAGGACTAGTAACAAATCTTCGCTACCCAGTCAAGAAAACAAAGCCCCTACAAAGAAGCCAGAGGCTCAAGTTAGGAAAGGATGATATTTATGATG AAATTGATGAAAGTGACTACGTTGCTGTCTTACCCTGA